A genomic segment from Capra hircus breed San Clemente chromosome 7, ASM170441v1, whole genome shotgun sequence encodes:
- the FGF1 gene encoding fibroblast growth factor 1 isoform X1 has translation MAEGETTTFRALTEKFNLPLGNYKKPKLLYCSNGGYFLRILPDGKVDGTKDRSDQHIQLQLYAESIGEVYIKSTETGQFLAMDTNGLLYGSQTPSEECLFLERLEENHYNTYISKKHAEKNWFIGLKKNGSSKLGPRTHFGQKAILFLPLPVSSD, from the exons ATGGCTGAAGGAGAAACCACAACCTTCAGGGCCCTGACTGAGAAGTTTAACCTGCCTCTAGGCAATTACAAGAAGCCCAAGCTCCTCTATTGCAGCAACGGGGGCTACTTCCTGAGAATCCTCCCAGATGGCAAAGTGGATGGGACGAAGGACAGGAGCGACCAGCACA ttcagctGCAGCTCTATGCGGAAAGCATAGGGGAGGTGTATATTAAGAGTACGGAGACTGGCCAGTTCTTGGCCATGGACACCAACGGGCTTTTGTACGGCTCA caGACACCCAGTGAGGAATGTTTGTTCCTGGAAAGGCTGGAGGAAAACCATTATAACACCTACATATCCAAGAAGCATGCAGAGAAGAATTGGTTCATTGGTCTCAAGAAGAACGGAAGCTCCAAACTCGGTCCTCGGACTCACTTCGGCCAGAAAGCCATCTTGTTTCTCcccctgccagtttcctctgattAA
- the FGF1 gene encoding fibroblast growth factor 1 isoform X2, which produces MAEGETTTFRALTEKFNLPLGNYKKPKLLYCSNGGYFLRILPDGKVDGTKDRSDQHIQLQLYAESIGEVYIKSTETGQFLAMDTNGLLYGSTPSEECLFLERLEENHYNTYISKKHAEKNWFIGLKKNGSSKLGPRTHFGQKAILFLPLPVSSD; this is translated from the exons ATGGCTGAAGGAGAAACCACAACCTTCAGGGCCCTGACTGAGAAGTTTAACCTGCCTCTAGGCAATTACAAGAAGCCCAAGCTCCTCTATTGCAGCAACGGGGGCTACTTCCTGAGAATCCTCCCAGATGGCAAAGTGGATGGGACGAAGGACAGGAGCGACCAGCACA ttcagctGCAGCTCTATGCGGAAAGCATAGGGGAGGTGTATATTAAGAGTACGGAGACTGGCCAGTTCTTGGCCATGGACACCAACGGGCTTTTGTACGGCTCA ACACCCAGTGAGGAATGTTTGTTCCTGGAAAGGCTGGAGGAAAACCATTATAACACCTACATATCCAAGAAGCATGCAGAGAAGAATTGGTTCATTGGTCTCAAGAAGAACGGAAGCTCCAAACTCGGTCCTCGGACTCACTTCGGCCAGAAAGCCATCTTGTTTCTCcccctgccagtttcctctgattAA